A stretch of DNA from bacterium:
GTGAACGGCGCGGTCGTGGCCGACCCGGCGCGGCGACTGGTGCCCGCTGATGTCCAGGACGGGCGCATCGCCCTGCAGGTGGGCAAGAAGCGGCACCATCACCTTCAGGTGATTCCCTAGCCCCAATTTGAAGGTTTCCCCATCTCCAGCGGCGCGGGCCCGACCCGATAACTTCAGTGTTCGATCGGAGAACTGAACGTTGTCGCGATCGGATGCCCATGACGGTTTCGGGGTTTCCTGGTTTCCCGAGACCTGGCGGACCACGAACGGCGGACTCGCCTTCAGTCCTTTGGGGATCCCCCGGGTGTTGCCTTCCCCAACCCCCGGACGGATTCTGATGTCCTGGTCAGCATCAGTCGGCCCCAATTCCTCCGGACTGTTCCCGTCGCTTCGTGGTCCGCGCTTTTTTCCCCCCCTGCCCGCGAACGCACCTATATTGGGCCGGAAGCTCCGGGAACCGGGGCCGTCGGGCGACGTTCCATGCGCCACGACATCCCGGGTCCACCTCGCACCGTTCCGAAAGGGAAACCCCATGCCTCGCTGGAAGCGCTCCGGGCCCCCGGCCCTGCTCGTCCTGACCACCCTCCTGCTGGCGGGCTCCGTCCGGGCCGCCAATGCCGACTACGCGAAGGCGGCGGCCGACGCCCGGCAGAAGATGGAGGCCCTGCAGAGCTACGACCTGAGCGGCATGCTCTCCCTGGCCAACAAGGCCAAGGGCGGGCCGGACGGGCCCACCGCGACGGCGCGCATCGCGACGGCCGCCCGCTGGCCCGACCGGCTGCTCAGCATCCAGGAGGGCGACATGATGAACGTCAACCTGGGCACCGGCGCCGCATCGAGCTGGTTCTTCCTGAGCCAGATGAATGCCGTCTACGTGGGCGAACCGCTGCAGCTGGCGCGGAACCTGGAGGGCGCCGGCGAGCGCGGCCTCAGCCAGGAGATGATCTTCAACTTCTACGCCGGACTCGGCCCGTTCCTGCTCGGCGACGACCTCGACGTCACGGACGAGACCGGCCACGAGGACGTCAAGGTGGGCGACCGCACCGTGCCCTGCCTGGTTTTCGCCACCACGGGCGCCGACGGCGTCGCCGAGGACAACCAGCCCGTCGAGGGGCCGCGCCGCCTGTGGTACGACCCGGAGTCGGGCCTCGTGGTCCGCACCGAGGTCGTCATGCACTACCGCCGCAGCGGCACCGATCTCGAGCAGCACGTCGTCTTCGCCCTGGACGGCCTTGCCGTCAACGGCCCGGTCGACGAGGCGCGTTTCGCCTACGATCCGCCGGCCGGCCTGCGCAGCGTCGACAACCTCGACCGCCTGGCCAATCCCGACGCCATGACCGGCCAGGACGCTCCCGACATCACCTTCACGCCGCTCAAGGGCGATCCGTTCAACCTGGCGTCGCTCCGCGGCCAGCCGGTGTTCATCGACTTCTGGGCGACCTGGTGCCCGCCGTGCCGCCAGGAGATGCCCCACATCGAGACCCTGTGGCACGAGTTCGGCGCCACGGGGCGCATGCACTTCGTGGCCGCCAGCAGCGAGGACCGCGACACCATCACCAAGTTCCTCGGCAAGAATCCCTACAGCTTCCCGGTGGTGCAGGTGAACGGCGAGGAATCGCTGCGGCTGTTCAAGACCCGCTCCATCCCCGCCGGCTTCGTCATCGACGCCGAGGGGGTCATCAAGGCCCACTTCGTGGGGGCCCAGTCCGAGCAGCAGCTGCGGGCGGCGTTCGCCCGGGCGGGCGTCGAGTAGTCCGGCTCCGGCCTGACCAACGCAAAGGGAGCGGGGACCGACCAGCGATCGGTCCCCGCTCCCTTTCTGCCGTCGGGCGTCCGGCCGCCTGCTACTGCCGGATCACCTCGACCCGGCGGTTGCGCGCCCGTCCCTCGGCCGTGCCGTTGTCGGCGAGGGGGAAGTCCTGGCCGTAGCCCACCGCGATGAGCCGGTCGCCGGCGATGCCCATGGCCATGAGCGAACGCCGCACCGACTCGGCCCGACGCGACGAGAGGGCCCGGTTCGCCTCGGCGTTGCCGGTCGCGTCGGTGTGGCCGGCGATCTCGAGCTTCAGGCCGGGGTCGGCGCGCAGCGTGGCCGCCAACTCGGCCAGCACCGCGATCGAGGCGGGCGTGAGCTCGGCGCTGCCGGACACGAAGTTGACCCCTTCGAGCACCTGGCCGCGGGTGGCGGCGGGCACCAGGGCGGCGGCGCCTTCCACCAGGGGCACCTCGACGACGCACCCGTCGGCGTCGACCTTGGAGTCGGGCGGCGTGTTGGGGCAGCGGTCGCGCTCGTCCGGCACACCGTCCTGGTCGTTGTCGGGGTCGGGGCAGCCGTCGCGATCGTCCCAGCCGTCGATGTCCTCGGGTTCGTCGGGGCACTGGTCGCGCCCGTCGACGATGCCGTCGCCGTCGTTGTCGGGGTCGGGGCAGCCGTCCTCGTCGCGGAAGCCGTCGAAGTCCTCGGCCCGCGTGGGGCAGGCGTCGTCGGCGTCGGGGATGCCGTCGCCGTCGTTGTCCGGATCAGGGCAGCCGTCCAGGTCGTTGTAGCCGTCCATGTCCTCCGGCTCGTCCGGGCAGGCGTCGCGGTCGTTGGGGATGCCGTCGCCGTCGGAGTCGCCGGCGCCGAACCACCACGTCAGGCCGACGTAGAGATCGGCCCGCGCGGTGTTGGCGTCGACGTCCTCGGCGCCCCAGTAGGCACTGAGGCCGATGTTGTCGATCCCGTTCCCGTTGAGGATCTCGTAGCGCCCGCCGAGGTTGAGGACCAGGGCGTCCGTCAGGGCGACATCGAGGCCGAGCTCGAACAGGAGGGTCAGGTCGGTGCCCTTCAGTTCGGCGCTCTGGCCGTCCGTGTCCCAGCCCGTGATGGGATCGCCGCCCGGGAGCCAGCCCGGGTCCTCGCCGGTGTGATCGGTGACCTTCCACGACGTCAGTCCGAGGCCGACGCCCGCCACCGGGCAGAATCGCGAGCGGGGGGCGAAGAGGTGCCGGACGGTGAGCGACGGCTGCGTCAGGCTCGTGTAGAGCGGGGCGGAGCTGGTGCCGCTCCAGCCGACCTCCTGGCCGGGCTCGTCGGCGCCCGGGCGCACGTGGCCGGCGCGCAGGGCCAGGGCGAGGGTCCACTCGGACGACAGGCCCCGGCTGAGCTCGATGCCGCCGAACTGCTCGACGGTGCTGTAGTCCCATTCGCCCTCGACGAGCTTGTGCACGCCGCCGGCGACGCCGAAGGCCCAGGCGCCGTCGCGATCCCGGTCGTTGGCCCGGGCCGATCCTGCCGTCGCGAACGACGTGGCCAGGAACGCGGCCAACAGCAGCGCCGTGGTGCGGAGTGTCGGGAAAGTGCTGGTCGCGCGCGGCATAGATCCTCCATCCGATCCGGGGCCTTCCGGCAGGGTTCGACAACGCGGAATCGTAGGGGCTGTCGGGAATTCTGGCAAGAACGGTTGCCTCGACGACCCGGTCCGTGCTAAATCAGGGGAACACATCGGTGGTCTGCTCCCGATCGTTCTCGCCAGAAAGTGATCCGGCAGATTGACGCAACGGAATACGCTCATCGAGGCCCTCAAGGAAGAGGATCGACTCCTGCGAGCGCACCTCGCGCACCTTCCCCGCTCCGACCGTGAACGCCCGGCTCCCGACGGCGGCCTCAGCCTGAAGGACATTCTCGGGCACATTGCATTCTGGGACGAATTCACCGTCCGCTTCTTCGAGTGCAAGCTCGACGCCACTTCCATGGCCCTGCCGCCCCCGGTGCGTTTCGAAGAGCGCAGCCGGGAGGCGCTCAGGCGATTGCGCCCGCTGCCGTTCGGCGAGGTGCTGGCCCGCTACCTCGAAGCGACGGAGGCCCTGCTGGCCTTCCTCGCCGGTTCCTGGGACCAGCTCAGCGAACGGGAGAAGCACGACTTCTGGGTGCCGCTGAAGCACCGGCGGGTGCACCGTCTGCGCTTCGAACGGGGCTGGGGGCAGGGGAGCGCGGCCGGCGCCGACGCGCTGACCCAGCTGGCCGAAGGGGCGTAGGGGACATCGGCGCCCGCCCCGGAAGGCGCCCGCAACCGACGCACCCGAAGCCGCCGAAGAAGGAAGAAGCCAAAAAGAAGAAGCCACCGCGAGGTGGCTTCCTCTTTGCCGCCAGCAGGAGCAGGGGAACCTACTCCATGTGGATGTCGAGCTTCCGGATCACGTCCATGGGCAGGGGACCTTCGTTGCCCCGACGGGGCCCACCCTGCTCCGAGTAGTCGCCGAAGACGCCGAGCTGGACCCGGCGGCTCACGAGTTCCGGTCGCCGGTACTCTTTCCGATTCTGCTGCTTCATGTCGAGACCTCTTCTCCCCCCGCCTCGCGGCGGTATCCCCGGTCTACGCCAGGCCCTGCGGTCCGGATCGAATCCGGCCGTCTGCCTCGCGAATGATTTCCTTCAATTCCGGTATTATAAAACAATTATCCGCGGGCGTCAACGGGGGTGATTCAGATTGTGATCCTCATTGTCAGTACCTTGCTGGTAGTCGTACAGGCGCCTGTAGAGCCCCCCCTGGGCCATAAGTTCATTGTGCCGTCCCCGTTCGACGATCCGGCCCTGGTCGACGACCAGGATCAGGTCGAGATCGCGCACCAGGGAGAAGCGGTGGGCGATGACCAGGGTCGTGCGTCCATTCATCAATTCGGACAAGGCGGTCTGGATGGCCTGTTCCGAGGCGGCGTCCAGGGCGCTGGTGGGCTCGTCCAGCACCAGCAGGCCCGGATTGCGCAGGAACGCCCGGGCCAGGGCCACCCGCTGCTTCTGGCCGCCGCTGAGCCGGCCGCCCCGCTCGCCGCAGCGGGCGTCCAGGCCGTCGGGGAGGGCGTCGGCGAACTCCAGGACGCCGGCCCGGCGGGCCGCCTCGCGCACCGCCGCGTCGTCGGCGTCCGCCAGGCCGAAGCGGATGTTCTCGGCCAGGCTCATGTCGTAGAGCACGGGTTCCTGGGCCACGAAGGCCATGCGGCTGCGCAGTTCGCCGAGGTCGTAGTCGGCGTAGGGGCGGCTGTCCAGCACGAGCCGCCCGCGCGTGGGGGGGAACAGGCCCATGACCAGTCCGGCCAGGGTCGACTTGCCGGCGCCCGACGGGCCGACGATGCCGACCCACTGGCCCGGGGCGATGTCCACGTCCAGGTCGCCGAGCACGTCCCGGTCGGCGGCGCCGGGGTAGCGGAAGCCGACGCCCTCGCAGCGGATCCCGGCCGGGGTGTGCACCGGGGCGGGGACTGCGGCGCCGGGTGTGCGCTCCGGGGGCAGGCTGAAGATGTCGTCGAGGCGGCCGGCGGCCGCGGCGGCGCCCTGGGCCGACGAGAACAGGTTGGTGAGCGAGGCCAGCGGCATGGCCACGCGGAAGGCGAGCAGCAGGAACGCGACCAGTTGCCCCCCCGTGGCCTCGCCCCGCGCGGCGAGGCCGAAACCGTAGACCATGACGCCGATGAGGCAGATCCACAGCGTGATCTGGATCAGGGACTCGAGGGCCGACGACACCCACGCACGGCGGATGCCGGCGGCGAGGTAGTCGTCGATCATACCGCCGAAGCGCCGCGTCTCGGCGGTCTGGCCGTTGTACACCTTGAGGGTCCGGATCCCGGCGACCGACTCCTGGACGTGGCTGCTGATGCGCCCGAGCTCGTCGTACATGCGCCGCGACAGGGTCTGCAGGCGCCGGCCGAAGAGGCGCACCAGCAGGATCGTCACCGGCACCAGCAGCAGCACCACGCCGGCCAGACGCGGGTTCAGGCGGAACATCAGCACGAGCGCGCCGGCGAGGGTCAGCAGGGCGCGGGCGAGGCTGACCAGGCCCGAGGTCAGCAGATACTGGATGCTGCCGACGTCGCCGGTAACCCGGGTGGAGAGGTCGCCCGCCTTCTGGTCGACGAAGTACAGGCTGGGCAGCTCCAGCAGATGGTCGTAGAGGCGCCGCCGCAGCCGGGTCACCGTGCGCAGCCCGAGCTGGGCCGAGGCGACCGAGAACGTGAACGAACCGGCGAGCTGCAGCACGAGCAGCCCGCCCAGCAGGCCGAGGGCGCGCCCGTCGATGGGCGAGGCCCCGTCGGCGGCGGCGGCGAAGCCGTCGACGAAGCGGCCCGCCTGCAGGGGGATCGCCAGGCTGATGGCGGTCGACACGATCATCAGGGCCGTGACGAGCGCCAGCCGGCCGCCCTGGCCCCGCAGCAGGGACAGGTACGGCCGCAGGGCGGCCAGTCCGGTGACCGGGGTGCCGGTCCGGTTCATGCGGATCCTCCTCGCGGGGCGGCGACATCCGGCGCACCGGGCCCCGGCATGGGGTGCGCCGACGGCGAAGTTGGCCGATCGGCAGGCGTCCTGTCAAGGGTCGCCGGCGGGACCGGCGTGGCACAACCCGCTGGGACGTGATAGAATATGGGAGCGCAAGTCAGCACGCCGGCGCTGCATCCCACCATGAGAGTCGCGAACCGAGGAGACCGATCCGGTCATGTCCGACATCATCTTCCGGGCCTACAACAAGGCCATGCAGCGGTGCTCGAACCAGCTCTTCCGCGGCGTCCTGGACACGCCCCCGATGCCCACCAATCCCGACGCCGAGGCGATCCTCTACTGCGCCCTGAACCAGCCCAACGTCCGGGCCTACATCCTCGCGGTCAAGTCGTACCTGCGCTTCCACGACGACGTGGCGGTCGTCGTGCAGGACGACGGCTCGCTGACCGACGCGTCGGTCGCCGAGATCGAGGCGCACCTGCCCGGCGCCATCGTCGACCGGCGCAGCGACATGTTCGCGGGCATCGCCCGGGCGGCCGGCCCCGCGCTGCGGGCCGAACTGCCCCCCGAGAGCGCCTACGACGAGAAGGTCCCGGTCAAGATCCTCTACCTGAAGTTCTTCAACGTCATCCTGCGCTGGCTGCGGGGGCGCAAGGTCGTCATCATCGATTCGGACCTGATCTTCCTGCGGCGGCCCGACGAGATCATCTCCTGGTGCGAGGCGCCCTACACCCACGACCTCTACGGCGAGGGCGCCAACGCCGAGGCCGACACCTACCGCAAGCTGGGCTTCACCTTCGAGAGCCTCGACGTGGCCGACTTCAGTTCCGGCACCCTCGCCGTGGGCGGTGAGGTGGGGGACGACGAACTGGCCGCCATCCTGCGCCGCATCAACGAGCAGGCGCCCCACCTCTACGGCGCCTGGGAGATCGAGCAGGCGCTGTGGGCCATCGTCATGTCGCGCCGGCCGGGACCGGTCAACCTCGACGAGCTGCGCGACGTGTACATCGGCAGCGGCTGGCGTTCCTACCGCGACCTCAAGGAGAACGCCGTCATCGCCCACTTCGCCGGGGCGATCCGGTTCAAGAACCTGCGCTACCTGCGGCTCGCCCGCGAGCTCGTCGGCGAGCTGAAGGCGGGGGCGGGGGCGGGCCGGTGAACGCCGTCGCCGCCGGGCCCGTCCCGGAGCGCCGCGTCGACCTCGTGGTCTACGCGTTCGATCCGTGGTCGACCATGTGGAAGCGGACCCAGATGCTGGTCCACCACCTCCAGGACTCGCCGTGGTTGGGGCGGGTCCTGTACGTGAATCCGGCGATTCACCTCATGGACCTGGGCCGCCGGCCCGCGCTGCTCGGCGACCCCGTGCAGCGGCAGGCGCTGGGCGCCGGGGGCGTGCGGCGGATCACCTCCCGCGTGGCGGCCGCGACCCCGCTCGTGCCGCCGCTGGGCTATCCGGGCAAACCCCTCGCCGGGCTGCGCCGGCGGCTCGAGGAGCGCCTCGTGGCGCCCTATGTCCGGGGCGACTTCATCCTCTGGGCGGGTGCGCTGCTGCGGCCCGAGCACACGGTCTTCTGGGACCTCTTCGAGCGCGCCCCGTTCCGGATCTTCGACTGGTCGGACGATTTCGCCACCTTCGCCGTGGGCGCCGACGAGCGGCGCGAGGACGAGGAGATCACCGGGCGCTTCCTGGCGGCGGCGGATCTCGTCGTGACGGTCAACGCCGGGCTGGCGGAGCGGGCGAGCCGGTCGACCGAAAGGGTGCGCTGCCTGCGCAACGGCACCGACTACGAACGCATGGTGCGGGCGACGCGGCCGGAGACCCCGGTCCACCCGGGGCTGGCGCGGCTGTCCGGTCCGGTCATCGGCTACATGGGCTACATGAACCAGGCCCGCCTGGACACCGAGCTGCTGCTCGCGGTGGCCCGGGCGCGGCCCGCGTGGCAGTTCGCCTTCGTGGGGCCGCAGGTCACCGCCGCACCCCTGGGCGACGAGCTGCCCCGCCTGCCCAACGTCCACGTCTTCCCGCCGGTGCCCTACGACGAGTTGCCCGGTGTGCTGAAGGGTTTCGACGTGTGCACCATTCCCAACCGGATCAACGAGCACACGGCGGGCAACGATCCGATCAAGCTCTTCGACTACCTCGCCAGCGGCCGGCCGGTGGTCGCCACGCCGACGGCCGGTCTGGCCGAGTTCGCCGACGTGGTCGGGATCGCGGCCGACGCACCGGCCTTCGAGGCGGCCCTCGCGGCGGCGCTCGCGGGAGCCGACGATCCGGAGGCCCGCGGCAGGCGGCTCGCTCGCGGCGAACGCTACTCCTGGCGGGCCCGGACCGCCGATCTCGACGGGTGGATCCGGGAACTGGTCCTGGGCGACCGGGAGGTGCCGGCATGAAGCCGACCGGTGGCGTGTGCTTCCTTTTCGACGACTTCCATCCCGTGTTCTCGGGCCATGCCATCTACATGCGGCAGATCATGCGCCGCCTCGCCGCGCGGGGCCGCGCGCTCACGGTCATCTGCTGGAATCCGGGCGGCCTGCCCGCGACCGAGGACCATGAGGGGATCCGGATCGTCCG
This window harbors:
- a CDS encoding DinB family protein; the protein is MTQRNTLIEALKEEDRLLRAHLAHLPRSDRERPAPDGGLSLKDILGHIAFWDEFTVRFFECKLDATSMALPPPVRFEERSREALRRLRPLPFGEVLARYLEATEALLAFLAGSWDQLSEREKHDFWVPLKHRRVHRLRFERGWGQGSAAGADALTQLAEGA
- a CDS encoding glycosyltransferase: MNAVAAGPVPERRVDLVVYAFDPWSTMWKRTQMLVHHLQDSPWLGRVLYVNPAIHLMDLGRRPALLGDPVQRQALGAGGVRRITSRVAAATPLVPPLGYPGKPLAGLRRRLEERLVAPYVRGDFILWAGALLRPEHTVFWDLFERAPFRIFDWSDDFATFAVGADERREDEEITGRFLAAADLVVTVNAGLAERASRSTERVRCLRNGTDYERMVRATRPETPVHPGLARLSGPVIGYMGYMNQARLDTELLLAVARARPAWQFAFVGPQVTAAPLGDELPRLPNVHVFPPVPYDELPGVLKGFDVCTIPNRINEHTAGNDPIKLFDYLASGRPVVATPTAGLAEFADVVGIAADAPAFEAALAAALAGADDPEARGRRLARGERYSWRARTADLDGWIRELVLGDREVPA
- a CDS encoding OmpA family protein, with amino-acid sequence MPRATSTFPTLRTTALLLAAFLATSFATAGSARANDRDRDGAWAFGVAGGVHKLVEGEWDYSTVEQFGGIELSRGLSSEWTLALALRAGHVRPGADEPGQEVGWSGTSSAPLYTSLTQPSLTVRHLFAPRSRFCPVAGVGLGLTSWKVTDHTGEDPGWLPGGDPITGWDTDGQSAELKGTDLTLLFELGLDVALTDALVLNLGGRYEILNGNGIDNIGLSAYWGAEDVDANTARADLYVGLTWWFGAGDSDGDGIPNDRDACPDEPEDMDGYNDLDGCPDPDNDGDGIPDADDACPTRAEDFDGFRDEDGCPDPDNDGDGIVDGRDQCPDEPEDIDGWDDRDGCPDPDNDQDGVPDERDRCPNTPPDSKVDADGCVVEVPLVEGAAALVPAATRGQVLEGVNFVSGSAELTPASIAVLAELAATLRADPGLKLEIAGHTDATGNAEANRALSSRRAESVRRSLMAMGIAGDRLIAVGYGQDFPLADNGTAEGRARNRRVEVIRQ
- a CDS encoding ABC transporter ATP-binding protein, which produces MNRTGTPVTGLAALRPYLSLLRGQGGRLALVTALMIVSTAISLAIPLQAGRFVDGFAAAADGASPIDGRALGLLGGLLVLQLAGSFTFSVASAQLGLRTVTRLRRRLYDHLLELPSLYFVDQKAGDLSTRVTGDVGSIQYLLTSGLVSLARALLTLAGALVLMFRLNPRLAGVVLLLVPVTILLVRLFGRRLQTLSRRMYDELGRISSHVQESVAGIRTLKVYNGQTAETRRFGGMIDDYLAAGIRRAWVSSALESLIQITLWICLIGVMVYGFGLAARGEATGGQLVAFLLLAFRVAMPLASLTNLFSSAQGAAAAAGRLDDIFSLPPERTPGAAVPAPVHTPAGIRCEGVGFRYPGAADRDVLGDLDVDIAPGQWVGIVGPSGAGKSTLAGLVMGLFPPTRGRLVLDSRPYADYDLGELRSRMAFVAQEPVLYDMSLAENIRFGLADADDAAVREAARRAGVLEFADALPDGLDARCGERGGRLSGGQKQRVALARAFLRNPGLLVLDEPTSALDAASEQAIQTALSELMNGRTTLVIAHRFSLVRDLDLILVVDQGRIVERGRHNELMAQGGLYRRLYDYQQGTDNEDHNLNHPR
- a CDS encoding TlpA family protein disulfide reductase; protein product: MPRWKRSGPPALLVLTTLLLAGSVRAANADYAKAAADARQKMEALQSYDLSGMLSLANKAKGGPDGPTATARIATAARWPDRLLSIQEGDMMNVNLGTGAASSWFFLSQMNAVYVGEPLQLARNLEGAGERGLSQEMIFNFYAGLGPFLLGDDLDVTDETGHEDVKVGDRTVPCLVFATTGADGVAEDNQPVEGPRRLWYDPESGLVVRTEVVMHYRRSGTDLEQHVVFALDGLAVNGPVDEARFAYDPPAGLRSVDNLDRLANPDAMTGQDAPDITFTPLKGDPFNLASLRGQPVFIDFWATWCPPCRQEMPHIETLWHEFGATGRMHFVAASSEDRDTITKFLGKNPYSFPVVQVNGEESLRLFKTRSIPAGFVIDAEGVIKAHFVGAQSEQQLRAAFARAGVE